The genomic segment atacttacgtaacgactacctacttaattaattagtacgataaacgagcttaataatataatataaaagagtactgcgcgattaaaaaaagggatcttTAAACGTAGacattcttacttagtagcgaaggtaaccttataggagttattaagctaagaaatctacggtatatagaaaagtctattactacgaggatctcacgggtataatattaagcccgcgatctaaacgacctcctcgtagctcccttaactaccccccgggtattacttaggaatatagtataggggacggtctaacgagggaggaggggatttagaggttataaagagcacgaggcttaagaggctagaagtatacgggacagcggaaattagtaattagtaaagatcccgagactaattactatatcttcttacggtaatataaacgtctgccgctactattataaaaaggaactactaaaacttacttttttatactaaataaaaaggaggatcttagtaagtacgatagctagcgatttagaaaggtagtaataatcgttagaaatagtaaaaacgaaagtagtagcgagacggtaagaagaaacgggaatctcctaaactttaataaattcgttaagtagtaaaagcacggatttattataactagcgcgcgaattaaatatatccctattaagattaaatacgctagtaactactaatataggcataagctagagtacgacccttagtaagttagggtaaggaagaaaaggacgaaacccgatcctaaacggaatcctaatcctttataaataagtaaatattaacccggactattaggggacgtagatatatagaatcgcagattagcttaataataaataaattaacgcggtattaatctatttaactaaggtctataaaaaaaaggggctataggggcaacccctattctataagatcgtaaacgaccttagttactaactaaataaatagttcgcgagcgcaagcctaagaattataaaagtaattaataaattcctctacgggcgaggggtattactaacgtaattataatcgtaagagctatataaaatactagtagcgataattatagaggaggaatttatattataaaactaggtatagggcaatagagcgtataatcgttttaataaatttaaaaaaagggtaaacgacctagatttcctccttataattactaatagaaatctatcgttataaaaggatatactagggtaaaatatagtactagaagtacgataattaataattctgcttatttcgatttataacttattattattattaacgcaaaattcggcgccgatcggttaataaaaaaagagataaacgacccgaagttattaataatacgcagcgacgtagggatcgtatatagatactaaaaatctagtagcgaatacgaggtaatttataaaccttaaaaagatctttttaaaagagaaattatactctagggggaagtataaggtcttataaaaaaccctaacgatattttataattattataaaaaagtcggaattagggaatactagtactatttagtaattaatattgtacttataagtaaagcctctaattattattacgaagcggtacgtaattttaattaaaacgacttttttagtataattaatataatccgaagccgcttcgagacctacgataagaacctagagctcctatctaagctacgagcgatttttttatatttatagctaggataatagagggtaaattacgagtagagatccttaaagagcttattaattaaattaataagctagtaaaaacctagctaaataaggggataaataagcggaaagtcggatatttttataccgcagtctagcgtatattagaagtaaaaataaccctatactaagtacccgaagactacgagacgctctacttaaggctaagatctagctttaatattaaaataaaaatgccgtactaaacctatttttaagcgtacgacggcccttattagtaatattaggttaattaaacgtataataagaaaggaaaagaggttaaatacggtaattattaacaaagaggcctagatttgttaaataggtagagatttaacttataggtagggtaataaaagaggtaatactatatttataaaaaagatagatattagttaagtaactactctgaggaagagcgtattaaatcgtacgaataatataaaaagtcgagggtagtaaatagtaaaactaaccctcgttaatttaactaattcctcgttatatataaaggcagatccgggggcacggaacctagcgacggtagctaaagtagcggcctaaagtatataccccctataagagattcagaaaataaagaagatcttactccctatactaacgaattagattataataaaatcgataatattaattactccttttttaccccgttagcctctagaagatatacgaagctaaacgaatagagggtagcaaaagctcttaataagtaggcttttatttataaataataagagaaggtcccttagataacggatataaaggaggctaaaaaggtaaatctaatagggctaaagcctattttcttaataattaaagagaagacgttatctctcttaatatctaaaaaaaaggaatataatactaagcaaatctaggggtagctaaaggggtcctttttatattacttagatcctttaaatactaagcttatataaatattttatacgagtaaaaggtacggcctagataatttttataagattatcctaaatattagggtatcgtaatagttaactagaaaaaaagggtagttctaagcgctataaaaaattgcgctagtaacgcttaatatattaataataagtattacgaggattagttttagcctaggtaaagaaatcgtcgccctaggtataataaaaatagagacgtactttagaacaataactttttatattttacctattaataccccatttctcctatatttaaaaaatatagatcgactaggtattatattcgataatacgaggaacagaatctctagtaataagtacttcgagatagttaaataataataggggcatgcgtttataaagcttattaataatataaagtcgattaattacctaacgaaaagtaagcttagaaaactatactagagattcgggtacccgttaattacgaggctatataacctcctaaaataattaggtaataataatattaaaataggggcgctagagtagttaacgaaagtatattactaatactaaataaatacgcagagcccacgtagatttaaatttaaattacgtaataagcttaactttaactaagaaatcgtcgttaatattttctatttaaatagtcggctagtactatatataatcgacgtagctatatccttctaagCAGGGCAATTTTtctaggatctataagtaaagatagtataggtagccctacgaaaaagctagattaatatatactaaggaccgctagacggtattaaaaccgacgctagtactagctttaaatcggtaaaatttagggataatataacggcttacggtatatagctaaaagtcgtacccgttaaagcgtattatagtattaaaaaagtaaagagggcatactagtaattaaaaagggcgtttagaattattaaagaggaaaatccggattctactaataacgaatgcttctaaatagtacttaaatattataacgatattatagggcctaacggacttatactaacgctattagtatttagagtatatttaagaacgaccttagcctcgctaccgttactaagtataagctaacgagcctaagtagttaaaaaagtaatataagtactacgcgaggtaagtataaaaaagtaagttaataaagtaattactacgcgtaataggcccgatataggggataatctaaatatactactaaattcggatatataagtatagtacgaaattacttaataataagctaggctatataagttaatttttattaacgagcgctcttatataatcgcaagagatcgcgactagctacttaaagtattaattatagtagttagaccgtactatatagatcctaacgaagtaatttctaacttataaaaaaaagaagagccaggggaaactatataacctgcggcagaggtataggaaattatttttaacaaaatcgtcgtagtagtattaataaacgataaggaagaggaaattactaaaagggtactaatactactagcgagacgttataaaagactataacggcaagccctaacgcggtaatttattactaataacgaggtaattaatactttttatatagtaaaagagaaagccgatttcgaactagtagttaaactacgtaaggaaggcgtaattataactattaaaaagctatataagggattagatcttatcgaagtaaatactctttgcgattaaggggtctatcgatttatcctatataacttagaaaaatatataaacctctatatatttaaattacgaatagttcgtaaaattaaaaagaaaagaataccctagccgtacgagaagtctaaatacgtaatttaggggtacggcgacgttaaaaaggcgacgctacttatataattgcttactatatagcgctatagctaacgattaataatagtattaatagtatcgttatagaaaaagagatacgagatttagagctataatattacctaggcctatacttaatcggccacagggctcataaggaaaatcctagcctatttaccgaaggaaatagttagtaagtacttagaaagcacgattattaaagtgcttaagctactatataagctcgcagaatcgagtacttattaataagctatatactacgatttttatattaattaattattaataattacctctacgtacgacccgtgcttattaattatagagtacgaaggtaactaatttaggatcgttagaatataaaccgacgatatattaggcctatccgatattaactttataaaaaaagaggataaggagctttaaaaagcgggcttcgtagcaaagctaaaagaggtccttataataaatacccccttagtatttaatagcgggattcttataattaaaggggaaaccgtcgttatttaataaaaggggtagggcgagaagattaacctcgtcaatctaaacgtaactaacgttaagaagtaatataaggctaagctcgtgcgaggggtatatattacgagtatttattagcttaaaataacttttaattatattagggtagcgtaggctatagatctaactaaataagacgtcgaggtacttaataagcggcttaagtagtaatagataaatctcgatcgaggtcttatttactacccgatcgaccttataattagtaagctctacgtctttattaataagttatttataaataataacgaccttacttcgtaattagggtatattattatcctagctaataagagtataggcaagagcgaatttactatatatagtaatataatttactactcgttaactaaaaataagtaagtaacgagaagtatactagtattagaggtctatagtatagttaataatattaacctctcttatataattttaataacgctaaggaagattattaatcgaattagccttttacttattctaatagttatttatactgattcttattcgctatataaatacctcgttaaattaggaacgacgaaggaaaagaggcttataatcgatattataacccttaggtaattatataaaaagcgtaagatactcgagatttattagattaatagtaaagataacctcgtaaacgcttttataaaagtagtactaaataagggattagaataatttataagtaataaaaaagtcattatataaatagagggataggttatataaaaagagtagaaaaaaaggggaaaaggagacgacttaataaacgggcccgaggtcgaattatacctctaactataatagttaaatcgataaaaaaaagagaaagttagtattaaattagaagtctaattcgaccgcggcatacggctaactacgtaggggctaattaggggccctatttacgattatcgtagctagcctaacctatagttagaacctcctttttatacctacgcagatatttatatagtttaattaatctctttattaactacggttcgaactaactaccctataatagggatattaacaAGATCACTATTTAAGCCCGCCTGACTTTTCATGAGACTGATGGTGTTTTTTGTTAGTAAAGACGGCATCTCTTCGAACTTAGTACGAATGTCCGGCTCGGCCCTGCTCGTACAAAAGATATGGAGATTATCCGGCATTTTGGAAATGATCTTACTGAGGCAGTCCATAAGCCTCGTTCGCTCCCCGTCAAGAATCGGGCACTCATCGAGAGCGTCTACAACAATGTATGCCGCTGAAAACCCACGAACGGCAGCTCTAAGTGCATTCTCAAGTGTCTCCGTATCTGGACGCTCTCTTTTGATGATGAAACTCTCTAATTCTTTGATCGGCTGTGGCGTATCGGGACGCCTCGCGCAAAACTGGCCAATAAGCGAAGATAACATAACGGTTACCTTTTGTTGCTCCAAGTTCCCAAAGCTGAAGAAATAGTACGCAAGAGCAACTTGAGGATTCTCTTCTGACTTTTCTTTCAAGTTTTTGATGACCGATGAGCTCAGAATCGATTTGCCGGAGCCAGCTAGATGTTGTCAGCGGTATGAAAAGAATATCACCTATCACACGACTATTGCGTGTCATACCTTTGCCGTTGAGCCACAAGAAAGACTTTGGAGCTGTTTCCCACGTCTTGAAATCTTCGTTATCTTGAATTAGCCATTCGCAAGTGCCACTGCGGTGTTTACTACGCGCGGCATTGTACTGCACAGAAGGGTCAACGGTACAAAGCCAGTTGAGCAATTCTTTGCGCTTCTCATCGTTCTGGATTTCCTCAATCCTTCTTCTCAGATCGGAAACATCTGTACCAATCCTTTCCCATTGGTTCATGGCTTTTTGATGCCGCGCCTCTGCGATTTCCCATTCGTCCGTATACGCCTGGTCCCGCACATGATTGCTTACTTTGTCGAATTCGGTCTCGTGATATTTGATCTGTTCAAGCAGCTCTTCCCAGTCATGATGCTTCACAGAATCAAGCGCCATGCGAGAGGCAGTTTTATGGTTGTGGTAGCGATAGCAAACAATCTGAAACTTGAGGATCTCTCTGTACAGTCTTTCCAAGACGAGTCTGTAAGCAGCATGCGGCTCCGGCGAAGCCTCGCTGGTCTTAGACTCGTAACGCCGGACATAGAGATCTTCCCACATAGAGCTTCGTACTATGAGGGACGATATGTGCTCAAGCCCCTTGGCCAGAGCGGCGGCTTGATCCAAGGGATTCAGAAGCAGCTGTGCAGATCATCCAAGATACGTCAGTCTCCCAGACCAGGTAGCGAATGTGAAAGGTAGTAGCTTACCGGCAGTAACAAGCTCACACCACTCCAGGCAATCGACGCGTATGGATTTGAGACCAGAGCTTTGGCAACGAAATCATTGGCCCAGTCGACCACGGCTAGGACGGGCTTTACAACATCCTGGACTTCCACCTCGGAGCTGCCAAATTTCAACTTCCAAGACTCCCGGTTGACTTGGTCCATCTTGTGCTTGAGGATAGTTGCCAACCAGTCTTTCGTTCCGGCATGTGAACGTACGCCGACACCAAGGCCAGCAGCCAAGTTGCCGCATATCTGGTCCTCGAACTCTTGGACGAGGCTCTCTTCTTGATTTCGCAGGTTTTGATATGCCACGTCCCACAACTGCCGAATAGACCCTTCACTGTTTTGGGAAGGCATTAACTTCGCGGTCGGCTCGTCTCGTGTATCTTCTTGGAGCGTATTTGATGGTTCGCTGGCTGAAATTGATTGCGCTGTCCCCGAAGAATCGGTCGTGCAGGAGCTGGGTGCCTTCTCCGCGAGCGCACCCGCCTGCTGCCGTGGACTCGGGTGGGCGTGAAGTGGTTCTTTGGGTGCGTCATCTTTCTTCGGACCACGGATGAAGTCCTTCAACTTCTTCTTCAGACTCAAACCCATTGTTTCGGATCCACTGATTCAGAAATGATGTGAGAATGGCAAGAAAATGCTGCCAACTGTGGCGGCAAGATTTCGATGAGGGGGAAATGCGGCTGGACTGCCCAATGCCCTTTTGAGTCTTCTTGTTGGCCAATAGAAACAATAAATTCGATTCGAGGTCGCTTGTATGCGGCCAACCGCCGCCCCTTACCAGTGCAGATGGCATGGTCCAACTGGGTCCAACACGCCGAGGAGAGATCAGCCAGCCAGCGTGATTGCTTCAGTAGGGTAGAATCAGTTAATGTCTCATTTCTCAAATGTACAGCGAGAAGAAGGCGTTTTGAACTTCTGGATGCGTATGAAGCGAGCGACTTGTCTCATGACACACTAAATAATGTGCAGTGAACTCAAGAAATATGCTCCTGATTGATTTCGTCCAAGTTGGGTGCTGTTTATCACCACGGTCCAAATAGCATGCCACGTGATCACGGGACACAGCCAAGCCCGGCTCTCCGCAGTTGATGCGATTGATTGCGGAGCCCACTGCCAAATAAAAGGCATATTTAGATCTGAAGGCTTCGTCTGCCTGCATGATATTGACCTAGTCCCTCTCTCGCTCCATCCAATATTGAGTTAATATCGGTCATGTCCTAAGTTTGACCAGCTTTGCGTTGTGTTCAGTCAATACTGAAACATTTATCCGAGACTTAATCAGGCGTATGGATTTTTTTTTCAATTTAAACAGCCGAAAATAGTCTCCCAATGGGGTCGGAAGATGTCTTCGCCGTGGACTATGTCCAGCCAGAGAACACTTCTTAGACAGGCAAGTACACTAACCCAGCTTTTCACTTGGGCCAGTGCCACAAAATCTCTTGCCAAGCCAGTCAACCAGGTGTAGTGCTGGGTTCCCTGCGAGGCAACCATGCCTACAGTCAGAAGCCAAACGAAGAGACTGTTGCTGGAGTGAGCGTATGGTACGAGCTCCGCCAGGCTTTCCATCAGCCGATTGACAATCGTGTTGAATATGACGGCGTGTGAGTAATACGTCGGACCCTGGATGATGAAGATGTAGAGTATAGTCGCCAGTCGGATAGTTTCACTAGATGCCGAATGTGGCTCTACCACTTCTGGGGTTGACAACAGAAGTCGGTGTATGACAAAACATGATAGGTCATGTAGTCTTGTTGGTTGTAGCGGTGCTTTCTGCGCGCGGCGAAAAATACTCCGAAGCCGTATTAAAACATTTTCGACCTCGTTTTCGATCTCAACATCGCCGAGATGAGATAGATCACTGTCCAAAATAGTTGGATCTATCTGCCATTCAGGAGGCGTAGGGACACCGTCGCCAATGCCTACGTCGTTCTGCGTTTCAAACTGAGGCAGTCCGGTAACAATCATCGACACCCTTCGAGGTCAGCCAACGTCAGTACGCAAATGTTGTGCTATAGAGCTTGTATTCAACGTACCAGCTGACCATCCTTGCAGTTAGTGGACTGGTTTGTCTCACCGAGTTAATGCCTCCTCGCATATTGACAAGTCTCTTCACTCCATCAACGTGCATTTTGCTAACTTGGATATTTCCTTTGCCAAACTGGTTTGCATGAAGAGAGTAAGTAAGCATGTGACAGCATCGAATCGTCATGAGGTTCTGGCTGAAATGGACAAGGCCAAGCTCACCTCGATAGCTGCTAGAGTGATGACTGAGTTCATGGTTCCATCTTGAATGGCCATTGAGTCGTCTTGAACCTTCCGGCGAAGTAGAGCAACTGAATCCGCCATCAGAATTTCTGATGACTGAAATCCTTTTTGAGCCAGCAACTCTTCGTCGAGACATGCTGTTTGTAAAGAAACGTGAAATAATGCTGGATCACCGAGAGCTAATGGCCACCATGAGACAAGGAATGGATTTGACGTCGCGTTTAGATCTAGAGGGTAGTATTCGAACGCGATCTTGTGGAGAACTACATGGGTTAATGAGCTAGACGTGGATCGACAGGTTTAGTCGTAATAGGCATACAGCTATGAATAAGACGTTGAACTTGCTGCCGCGGCAGTCTAGTTTGAGGATAAGAGTCAAAAGGATCAAGAGATCCAAATCGATAGTTGGTCAAAGCACCGGATCCGTCCAGCGGAGGTCCCGGCGACGATGTTGCGCTACCCCCCGGTGCGGACCCGGAAGCAGCCGGAGCAGCCGTCAGGGGTTCGTTGGCGTAGGCGCACAGGACCTTGCGCTTGATGCAGCGGGAGCACCGCGGCGTGCGGAGGTCGCAGCTGTGTTTAGACTTTGCACACGCAGCACAGGACCGGCGGAGGGTTTGGCGCATGTTTGTGCGAGATCGACTGGACTGGGGGCGATGAGGACATGGAAGAATTGGACTGGAGTGAGTCGATGGTCCCTCCGTGAGGTCGaaaggagagagagagagagatgaaAGTGATCCAATGGTGGAGACAATGGTCTGAGAGCTTCGCCCGCGTATCCGCGAAAGACTGAAGAGCTGCTCCCGCTTGACAGTTCGTTTCTTGCGGTGTCCTGACCGAAAGGGGTTTAGTCGCCGCAGTTTCAATCGTTAGGGATCTCGCTGCTCAGTTCCCTCCCTTGTCAAACTCCAGTTTTGTTTGCTGACAAACATCGAGTTGATTACCGAAAGAGGTTTAGTCTCCGCAGGTCGATGAGATGCCAAGACTTCACAGGGCTGGCTTGTTCCGCGGTTTGGGAAGAGAAACGAACGATGTTCTGCATGTGGTTCAACCAGACAGAGACCAGTTGAAATGAGATTGTGCTTGATGGTGTTTACAGGATACGAATACGCAAGACGAAACCCCCTTTGACGTTTTGATGGGTCTACTGGCTTCCTTTAAAGAGGTGCCGAGATGTCCCTTAGATGCTCTCCTGGCGGGAAAAACGGTCCAGCAACACCGTTGTAGACTTTAACATGGCTTCAGCAATCGTCGACACGCCTATCGTACAGCCTGGAGTAAGGCAAACATGGTCTAATGAGACGGTTCTGTCGCCTAGCACGCTGCCGGCTTTCTTTTCGGGCTGGTCAACATGGCAGTACATCGTCACCTTCCTTCTTGGCGTCGTCGTGTACGATCAGGGTACGAGCAGACCTTGAGCTCCTCGAAGATAACAAGAAAAAGACTGACATATTGCTAGTGATGTATCTCAAGAGGAAAGGCTCAATTGCTGGACCTGCGTACAAGATCCCCCTCATGGGACCCTTCATCCAGGCTTTACACCCCAAATTCGAGGAGTACCTTGCCCAATGGGCGAGCGGTCCCCTCAGCTGCGTGTCAGTCTTCCACAAGTAAGTACTTTAGCTCAGTCAAAGAAGCAAGTCCTCAAGGTCACTTAGGTGCATGCCCTGATCATTGATATCTCAGGTTCGTTGTTCTTGCTTCTGATCGCGACATCGCCCACAAAGTCTTCAAGTCTCCAGCCTACGCCGAGCCATGTATCGTCCCCATCGCCAAAGATATCCTCGGCCACAAAGCCTGGGTCTTCCTCCAAGGCAGAGAACATGCCGAGTACCGGAGAGGCCTGATGCCCCTGTTCACCAACAAGGCAATGGCAACATACCTCCCAGTTCACGAGAAGGTGCTGGGCGAGTACTTTGACAAGTTCGTTGCCGCAAGTGAGGCAAACAACGGAAATCCCATGGCTTACATGGCTCTCTTCCGCGAGAACAACTGCGCGCTCTCGTGCCGTACCTTCTTCGGCGACTACATTTCTCAAGGCGCCGTCAAGAAGATTGCCGACGACTTCTACCTCGTCACCGCAGCACTCGAGCTTGTCAACGTTCCTCTCTCTATGTACATTCCCGGAACAAAAGTCTGGCTCGGAAAGCGCGTGGCTGACCAGGTCCACGCTGAGTTTGCAAAGTGCGCGGCCGCGTGTAAAGCCAACATGGCCAAGGGCGCGACTCCGGCATCCATTGTTGACCACTGGGTTCTGCACATGATGGAGTCCAATAAGTATCGCGAGAAGGTTGCTGCTGGCGACACCGATGCTGTGAGACCTTCAAACATGATCAGGGAATTCACCAACGAGGAAATCTCAGAGACGCTCTTCACCTTCCTCTTCGCATCCCAGGATGCGTCTAGCAGTGCTACGACATGGCTCTTCCAAGTCCTGGCGCAAAGACCAGACGTTGTTGAGCGCCTTCGCGAAGAGAACCTTGCCGCGAGGGGTGGTGACAGCACCAAGCCCTTTGACCTCCCCATGCTGGAATCGCTCACCTTCACCAACGCCGTCATCAAGGAGCTCCTCCGTCTCCGTCCACCCGTCATCTTCGTTCCCTATCTTGCAACCAAGAACTTCCCTGTTACGCCGAACTATACCGTTCCCAAGGGATCCATGATCATTCCGTCTTGCTACCCGGCCCTGCACGACCCCAATGTCTACCCCAACCCCGAATTCTTCGACCCTGACCGATGGATCACTGGAGACGCCGAGTCCAAGACCAAGAATTGGCTCGTTTTCGGTGCTGGACCACATGATTGCCTTGCGAGGAGGTATGTGCCACTGACGATGGCTGCCATGATTGGCAAGGCGGCGTTGGAGATTGATTGGAAGCATCATGCTACGGAGAAGTCGGAGGAGATTAGGGTGTTTGCTACATTATTTCCAATGGTAAGTGTCTGGTCATGTCTCAGTCTCTAACTTCGCAGATGCTGACTCTTTTCTCAAGGATGAGTGCCAGTTGAGCTTTACCAAGCGACAGTGAGACTCGCTTGCTGAGTTGCTACGCTAGCTTTTGCCTGTTTCTTCTATAGAACACGCGGATCTGTCTCTAAGCATGATGACAATGGGGGACTTCAGAACCTCACACGactatcttatttttaataacgaaaatATTCCATATGAAGGTCGTCCTGGTAACCTTCTTCACAGTTCCTAATTCCAAACACAGACTCCCTTGCCTTGTAAACGACAACATCTCAAACGCCCAAGTGATCTGATAGCACCATATCCCTCATTTCAGTGATCAACCGCGAGAATTCCACATACCAATAACGTCATCTGCAGTAGCCTCCAGGGCCTGCTGCTCTTCCGGGCTGGAGGTCCAGCTTTCAGTCCCGGCAATGTGCACCAGCCCGGGGTACTGTGGCGGAGGAGTTATCGGGGACACGGAGAGTCGCTGGGAACTGTTGGTTACACTGCTGATCTCTGGATACACCTGCATCGAGGGGACTGCAGCTACATGCACCCTGTCCCGATGAAACATCTCCATCCGTCGCGAGCGAAGAGATGCCGGGGACGGCTCGCTGTGGAACCCAAATCGTCGGCGGGATGGTTCCCAGCCAAGCGTCGGACTGTTCGCAAAGCACGGACGGCCTCGCATAGACTCTCGAGGTGACATGGTTGATCTGTTGGAGGGGTAATGGGTAGGACGACTGATCAAGGAGGGTACCAGAGAGCCTGCATCCGACGAGGTCGCGCTAGTGTTGTTGGTACGAGTCGGACGCAAAGGCGTAATGACGAAATGGCCATCTACCTCACACTCGATCGACATTGAACCTTGACCCAGATAGCACTCTAGGTCAGGAAGTCTGATGACGGTGCCGGTGGTTGCGATCGACTCGGAGTCGTTGATGCCACTGTCTCCTACCGAACTCGCTGCATCGAGGGCAATGCCTTGGATGGACACTCTCAAGGAAAAGTTACCAGGCCGACGACGTAAACGCCGACTACCCGGAAG from the Colletotrichum lupini chromosome 3, complete sequence genome contains:
- a CDS encoding cytochrome P450; the encoded protein is MLSWREKRSSNTVVDFNMASAIVDTPIVQPGVRQTWSNETVLSPSTLPAFFSGWSTWQYIVTFLLGVVVYDQVMYLKRKGSIAGPAYKIPLMGPFIQALHPKFEEYLAQWASGPLSCVSVFHKFVVLASDRDIAHKVFKSPAYAEPCIVPIAKDILGHKAWVFLQGREHAEYRRGLMPLFTNKAMATYLPVHEKVLGEYFDKFVAASEANNGNPMAYMALFRENNCALSCRTFFGDYISQGAVKKIADDFYLVTAALELVNVPLSMYIPGTKVWLGKRVADQVHAEFAKCAAACKANMAKGATPASIVDHWVLHMMESNKYREKVAAGDTDAVRPSNMIREFTNEEISETLFTFLFASQDASSSATTWLFQVLAQRPDVVERLREENLAARGGDSTKPFDLPMLESLTFTNAVIKELLRLRPPVIFVPYLATKNFPVTPNYTVPKGSMIIPSCYPALHDPNVYPNPEFFDPDRWITGDAESKTKNWLVFGAGPHDCLARRYVPLTMAAMIGKAALEIDWKHHATEKSEEIRVFATLFPMDECQLSFTKRQ